GCTTGTATTAGTATCTCTTTGATATCTGCTTTTTCAGATGCAGAAAGGATCTCTATCGCCACGATGTTTCCATCTTTATCGAAATCCACAATCACATCTTCCAGTATCTCATCGGAGCTGTCTATCTCCCTATCGTTGAATCGAATATAGAGAGCATCCGCTTCTTTTGAATATCTGATTTTCATCCTTTCCCTCCTTTCCAGTATTTTTGGATTTTTCTGGTCAGATAAACTGTTATGATCACATCGTTTTCAACAACTACCCGAAGAAGTTTATTGCCAACGAGTTTATGATATATTACCCTTCCTTTCCTTCCTGGAACCACTTCGTCTGGTTGTTTAAGGGTTTCTTCCACAAGGTCACGTTTTATTCGTCTTTCCCTCAAATTTTTCTCCGCATGATCTGTCCACTTGAACGCCATAATCTCCCCTCTATCCGGGCAAGCACTTTACACCTGCTTGGATGTGTTTCTCCAGCGTGCGAAGATACCTCATCGTGGTTTGAACATTCTTATGCCTCAAGTGTTCTACCACTTTGCTGACATGCGCCCCGTATAGAAGCATTTGAACTTTATTATCTTCAACGCCTTGAACGTCGCATAGAAGAGCTCGAGAAAGAGAATCGTGCTCTCAGAGATATTGTCCAATTGTCCAAAAGTATCTCGCCGAGATAGAGAAACTCAAAGGCCTTCCACCACCAAGAAAAACTTGGAGAGAGCGGATAAAGGCGCGGTTCAAAAAAAGAAGAGAAGAAAGATGCTTTAGAAACTCATCGAGAGCTATATCAAGATCCCTCAAAATAGATTTTAAAAGTCCTGGCTCTATAATTTTCCCAGCATGAATCGGAATAACACTCAACTTTCCCCTCACTGTTCTTGACTGTGACATGACTCCCTCGCTGGCGTACTACTTCTATTCCCATCCGTTGAAGAGCTCGTAGAATCTTTTTCCCTGTCAACCGAAGATATCTTGGACTCATATCTCCACCGTCCTGACATCCACTACTTCCACAGGTTCTACCTCCTCACCTTCACTTTAAGGTACAACTCTATGGCTTCCTTTATATTTTCCATCAGTTCATCTATCGTCGCTCCCTGTGCATGGCATCCTGGAAGCTCTACAACGTGTCCTATATACTCTTTCTCTCCTTTTTTAATGATCACCGTGAACTTCCTGGCCACATCATCCCCTCCTAAGAGGAAGTATACCACCCAAAAGAATCTATGAAGTGCAATTTCCTGCTTCTCTCTTGCTTTTCCAGCGCCTATTAAACCGCCCAGCTTGGCGATTCACACGTTGATATAGCAAGACCTTACTATGTCACACATTGTGGTGAATCCACCAAGACGAGAAGGGTATGTTCACAGTTGAATGGATTGGAAAATACGATGGATGTCAATTTCTCAACGGGGCTGTTTCAAAAATAACGTGAAGGTATAGAAAATAAAGCAAGAGAGATGATAAAATCTCCCTTGCT
This region of Thermotoga sp. genomic DNA includes:
- a CDS encoding type II toxin-antitoxin system HicA family toxin codes for the protein MSPRYLRLTGKKILRALQRMGIEVVRQRGSHVTVKNSEGKVECYSDSCWENYRARTFKIYFEGS
- a CDS encoding DUF2283 domain-containing protein translates to MKIRYSKEADALYIRFNDREIDSSDEILEDVIVDFDKDGNIVAIEILSASEKADIKEILIQAFDRVQVETPTS
- a CDS encoding type II toxin-antitoxin system HicB family antitoxin, producing MARKFTVIIKKGEKEYIGHVVELPGCHAQGATIDELMENIKEAIELYLKVKVRR
- a CDS encoding DUF4258 domain-containing protein; this translates as MAFKWTDHAEKNLRERRIKRDLVEETLKQPDEVVPGRKGRVIYHKLVGNKLLRVVVENDVIITVYLTRKIQKYWKGGKG